The proteins below come from a single Terriglobales bacterium genomic window:
- a CDS encoding cupin domain-containing protein has product MHAQVRLAEALGKLDGPARSVRLFAHGSLQVKMYAPVGIDDQTPHKQDEIYLIARGSGKFTIDDNEMAFGPGDFLFAPAGVPHRFVDFSHDFATWVFFYGPEGGEGQ; this is encoded by the coding sequence ATGCATGCACAGGTAAGGCTGGCGGAAGCGCTTGGCAAACTGGATGGCCCGGCACGATCGGTGAGATTGTTTGCCCACGGTTCGTTGCAGGTAAAGATGTACGCACCGGTTGGAATCGATGATCAGACGCCGCACAAGCAGGACGAGATCTACCTGATCGCGCGCGGATCGGGCAAGTTCACCATCGATGACAACGAGATGGCGTTTGGCCCCGGCGACTTCCTGTTCGCTCCGGCGGGCGTGCCGCACCGCTTCGTAGACTTCTCCCATGACTTTGCGACCTGGGTGTTCTTCTACGGGCCCGAGGGCGGAGAAGGCCAATGA
- a CDS encoding GAF domain-containing protein: protein MDLQVLNTVWDRGGVAVGLLAECSGVLILLAAAFLVFRTFREHYLLAWILGWSFYLVYRVSTVSISIFSPPQWLFAVAQGAFVCAITLFVLAILCYTGALKFRVLLAVVGIAATGLAVARALWWPSTVAGLSVVRSACLLMAIGGAMQLAIFSRGRRQVGPWVLIAMLLLLHMDLDTNGPHFIAGIDMVIELLLGLSMLMMVLDDSKQRTDRLGAINLISSAIAGAQEHESMVLTALEQLKRLTGARAAWFRLLEGNAMVLIGQVGLSQKFIAERSSVDVRSADGARMVQQGKPSIIRTRFLEEGNQRLAREEGFNHILLVPVKGKTSVIGSIAIGQFRNRSYPPDELKFLTAAAHQVGIAVENMRLLEEIIHSHQQWISTFDSIEDMVLVHDAEFRILKLNRAVVKRLGASIAELAFLPCEKVLPGAGTKWNHCPYCEQGRANFAEGPDPCFGGHSLVSTSSFTEAGVYHGTIHVVRDTSERRAAEERYRLLFEQVQEGVFVSTAEGRIVECNDAFVNMLGYDTREEVLALDISRDMYISATQRQSFCAVMNQSGFVRNYEVDLRRKDGTILHALENSFATRDASGKIEQFQGFLLDITEKRRAEDEIRHRNRELHALNAIAVIASRSFDLDEILNTALRHLADIFAAPISGVYLIDKHDVLQRRAAYGQRNPAQYARVTLPPEFLQRIRQLRIEVFTHEDAEQLPEILGEYVRSEGLRCWIWVVMWNNDTAVGVLGIGSREERNFKPTDQHLMVAIARQLANTIEKVRLYEETCRAYDNLRDTQEQLLQSEKMNAIGQLISGVAHEMNNPLTAILGYSQLLENEPIGERAQDFVHKLFKQAQRTQRLVQNLLSFARQRKPEKKEVNIRQVVDDTLALRDFDFHRRNITVKCEVEPDLPAVIADAHQLEQVFLNIINNAVDAMLEVDSGGTLWVRSYHHEGRVCVEIRDSGPGIREPKKVFDPFYTTKSVGKGTGLGLSICYGILKEHGGDIVALNHPDGGALFRVMLPACANVPAEVPVEKPAHLPPLNGRVLLVDDEEAVLEFEREALSGAGAQVVAVTSGEQAIERLREQRFDAMLVDPAMPGNWSGMELYRWVADNFPGAEQNIIFTISNIRDGESGSIFNQGQVTCIVKPFQVAELIAATRSLLTRAPKAAAAT from the coding sequence ATGGATCTGCAAGTCCTGAACACGGTTTGGGACCGCGGCGGAGTTGCCGTCGGGCTGCTGGCAGAATGTTCCGGCGTCTTGATCCTGCTAGCCGCCGCTTTCCTCGTTTTCAGGACCTTTCGTGAGCACTACCTGCTGGCCTGGATCCTGGGCTGGTCGTTTTACCTCGTCTACCGGGTTTCCACGGTCAGCATCTCGATATTCAGTCCCCCGCAGTGGCTGTTCGCTGTTGCCCAGGGCGCGTTTGTCTGCGCTATCACGTTATTTGTTCTCGCCATCCTCTGCTACACCGGAGCGCTGAAATTCCGCGTGCTCCTGGCGGTCGTGGGTATTGCGGCCACCGGCCTGGCCGTCGCACGCGCGCTATGGTGGCCGTCAACGGTAGCAGGGTTGTCGGTAGTGCGGAGCGCTTGCCTGCTGATGGCGATCGGCGGTGCGATGCAACTGGCTATTTTCAGCCGCGGACGCCGGCAGGTCGGACCCTGGGTGCTGATTGCCATGCTGCTGCTGCTGCACATGGATCTGGATACCAACGGCCCCCACTTCATCGCCGGAATTGACATGGTCATCGAGCTCTTGCTCGGGCTCAGCATGCTGATGATGGTGCTCGACGACTCCAAGCAGCGCACCGACCGTCTCGGCGCCATCAACCTGATTTCCTCCGCCATTGCCGGGGCGCAGGAGCACGAGTCCATGGTGCTGACCGCGCTGGAACAGTTAAAGAGGCTCACCGGCGCGCGCGCGGCGTGGTTCCGCCTCCTGGAAGGCAATGCCATGGTGCTGATCGGCCAGGTCGGCCTGTCGCAGAAATTCATCGCCGAGCGTTCCTCCGTCGACGTGCGAAGCGCCGACGGCGCGCGCATGGTGCAACAGGGCAAGCCTTCCATCATTCGGACCCGTTTCCTGGAAGAAGGCAATCAGCGGCTGGCGCGGGAGGAAGGCTTCAACCACATTCTGCTGGTGCCGGTAAAGGGCAAGACCTCAGTCATCGGTTCCATTGCGATAGGCCAGTTTCGCAACCGTTCCTATCCTCCCGACGAACTGAAATTCCTGACCGCCGCCGCTCACCAGGTAGGCATCGCGGTCGAGAACATGCGCCTGCTGGAAGAAATCATCCATTCGCACCAGCAATGGATCAGCACCTTCGATTCCATCGAGGACATGGTACTGGTGCACGATGCCGAGTTCCGCATCCTGAAGCTGAACCGCGCCGTGGTGAAGCGGCTGGGCGCCTCCATCGCCGAGCTCGCGTTTCTACCGTGCGAAAAGGTGCTGCCGGGGGCGGGCACGAAATGGAATCACTGCCCCTACTGCGAGCAGGGGCGCGCTAATTTTGCCGAAGGCCCCGACCCATGTTTCGGCGGCCACTCCCTGGTCTCGACCTCGTCGTTCACCGAGGCCGGGGTGTATCACGGAACCATCCACGTCGTCCGCGACACCAGCGAACGCCGCGCCGCCGAAGAGCGCTATCGCCTGCTGTTCGAGCAGGTGCAAGAAGGAGTTTTCGTTTCCACGGCGGAAGGACGGATTGTCGAATGCAACGACGCCTTCGTCAACATGCTCGGCTACGACACCCGCGAAGAGGTGCTGGCTCTCGACATCAGCCGCGACATGTACATCTCGGCAACACAGCGCCAGTCCTTCTGCGCGGTGATGAACCAGTCCGGCTTCGTTCGCAATTACGAGGTCGACCTGCGCCGCAAGGACGGCACCATCCTGCACGCGCTGGAGAACAGCTTTGCCACCCGCGACGCTTCCGGCAAGATCGAACAATTCCAGGGCTTCCTGCTCGACATCACGGAGAAGCGGCGCGCCGAAGACGAGATCCGCCACCGCAACCGCGAACTGCACGCGCTCAATGCCATCGCCGTCATTGCCTCACGCTCTTTCGACTTGGATGAAATCCTGAACACCGCGCTGCGCCACCTGGCCGACATCTTCGCCGCGCCCATCAGCGGCGTCTACCTCATCGACAAGCACGACGTGCTGCAGCGCCGCGCCGCCTATGGCCAGCGCAATCCCGCACAGTATGCGCGGGTCACGCTGCCTCCGGAGTTTCTGCAGCGCATCCGCCAGTTGCGCATCGAGGTGTTTACGCACGAAGACGCGGAGCAGCTGCCGGAAATCCTCGGCGAGTACGTTCGCAGCGAGGGCTTGCGCTGCTGGATTTGGGTGGTGATGTGGAACAACGACACTGCCGTCGGCGTGCTTGGGATCGGCTCGCGCGAGGAGCGCAACTTCAAGCCCACCGACCAGCACTTGATGGTCGCCATCGCGCGCCAGCTTGCCAACACCATCGAGAAGGTCCGTCTTTATGAGGAAACCTGCCGCGCCTACGACAACCTGCGTGACACCCAGGAACAGCTGCTGCAGAGCGAAAAAATGAATGCCATCGGGCAGTTGATTTCAGGTGTGGCGCACGAGATGAACAACCCGTTGACCGCCATTCTCGGTTACTCGCAGCTGCTCGAAAACGAACCCATTGGCGAGCGCGCGCAGGACTTCGTGCACAAGCTGTTCAAACAGGCACAGCGGACGCAACGCCTGGTTCAAAACCTGCTTTCCTTCGCGCGTCAGCGCAAGCCCGAGAAGAAGGAAGTCAATATCCGGCAGGTAGTCGACGATACCCTCGCCTTGCGCGATTTTGATTTTCATCGCCGCAACATCACCGTCAAGTGCGAAGTGGAGCCAGATTTGCCCGCTGTCATCGCCGATGCCCACCAGCTGGAGCAGGTGTTCCTGAACATCATCAACAACGCCGTGGACGCCATGCTGGAGGTCGACAGCGGCGGCACCTTGTGGGTCCGCAGCTACCACCACGAAGGCCGCGTGTGCGTTGAAATTCGAGATTCCGGCCCCGGCATCCGCGAGCCGAAAAAGGTCTTCGATCCCTTCTACACCACGAAAAGCGTCGGGAAAGGCACCGGTTTGGGCCTGAGCATTTGTTACGGCATCCTCAAAGAACACGGCGGTGACATCGTTGCCCTGAACCACCCGGATGGCGGCGCGCTCTTCCGCGTGATGTTGCCGGCGTGTGCGAACGTTCCGGCAGAGGTGCCGGTGGAAAAGCCGGCGCACCTGCCGCCATTGAACGGGCGGGTCCTGCTGGTCGATGACGAAGAGGCGGTGCTGGAGTTCGAGCGCGAAGCGCTTTCCGGCGCCGGCGCGCAGGTGGTGGCGGTCACCTCCGGAGAGCAGGCCATCGAGCGGCTGCGCGAACAAAGATTCGACGCCATGCTGGTGGACCCCGCTATGCCCGGAAACTGGAGCGGCATGGAACTGTATCGCTGGGTCGCCGATAATTTTCCCGGGGCTGAGCAGAACATCATTTTTACCATTTCCAACATCAGAGATGGAGAGAGCGGTTCGATCTTCAATCAGGGACAGGTCACCTGCATCGTAAAGCCGTTCCAGGTAGCCGAACTGATTGCCGCAACACGTTCGCTCCTGACGCGAGCCCCAAAGGCCGCGGCTGCTACCTAG
- the glmU gene encoding bifunctional UDP-N-acetylglucosamine diphosphorylase/glucosamine-1-phosphate N-acetyltransferase GlmU: MVSRKTSSRNSSAEPRFAIAIMAAGKGTRLKSKHPKVMHEIGGKPLLQYVVDAAKAVLPANDVFVIIGHEAERVREAMAGTGVQFVLQAEQLGTGHAIMSARQALKGYDDVLVLSGDVPLLRAETIRAIRDFHLKNNAAMTILTADFPNPAGYGRIVRKKKGGRQSDEVEAIVEQKKLTPQQEKIRESNSGIYAFATKPLFEHLSELRTDNPHGEYYLTDVAAILAKKKATVLALKAGSQHEVAGANNRAELAQLDAEARARKAAELMAAGVTIFRPETCVIDAAVEVGPDTIIEPFVQLLGGTRIGADCRIQSYSVITSSEIGDGVQVRHGCIITDSRVAPSAVIGPYSHLRPGSDIGPEAHVGNFVETKKAKLGRGAKANHLTYLGDAVIGERVNVGAGTITCNYDGVHKHITIIEDGAFIGSDSTLVAPVRVGRNAYVGAAACVTEDVPEDALAIARARQVNKPGWAKVKREEIAAKTKP; encoded by the coding sequence ATGGTTTCCCGCAAGACTTCCTCACGCAACAGCAGCGCCGAGCCGCGCTTTGCCATTGCCATCATGGCGGCGGGCAAAGGCACGCGGCTGAAATCGAAGCACCCCAAGGTCATGCACGAGATTGGCGGCAAGCCCCTGCTGCAGTACGTGGTGGATGCGGCCAAGGCCGTGCTTCCCGCCAACGACGTCTTTGTCATCATCGGGCACGAGGCGGAACGCGTGCGCGAAGCGATGGCCGGCACGGGAGTTCAGTTCGTATTGCAGGCGGAGCAACTGGGCACCGGGCACGCCATCATGTCGGCGCGGCAGGCGCTCAAGGGCTATGACGACGTCCTGGTGCTCTCCGGCGACGTTCCCCTGCTGCGCGCGGAAACCATCCGCGCCATCCGTGATTTTCACCTGAAGAACAACGCCGCCATGACCATCCTGACCGCCGACTTCCCCAACCCCGCCGGCTACGGGCGCATCGTGCGCAAGAAGAAAGGCGGGCGCCAGAGTGATGAGGTGGAGGCGATCGTCGAACAAAAGAAACTCACGCCTCAGCAGGAGAAAATCCGCGAATCGAACTCCGGCATTTACGCCTTCGCGACCAAGCCGCTCTTCGAGCACCTCAGTGAATTGCGCACTGACAATCCGCATGGCGAGTACTACCTGACCGACGTGGCCGCAATTCTGGCAAAGAAGAAAGCCACGGTCCTGGCGCTGAAGGCAGGGTCGCAGCACGAAGTCGCCGGGGCCAACAACCGCGCTGAGCTGGCGCAACTGGACGCCGAGGCGCGCGCGCGCAAGGCGGCGGAGCTGATGGCCGCTGGGGTTACAATCTTCCGGCCAGAAACATGCGTGATTGACGCCGCGGTAGAAGTCGGACCCGACACTATCATCGAGCCGTTCGTACAACTGTTAGGGGGAACGCGGATCGGGGCGGATTGCCGCATCCAGTCGTACTCGGTCATCACGTCATCGGAGATTGGCGACGGCGTGCAGGTGCGGCACGGATGCATCATTACCGATTCGCGCGTGGCGCCGAGCGCCGTCATCGGGCCCTACTCGCACCTGCGGCCGGGCAGCGACATTGGACCGGAAGCGCACGTCGGAAATTTCGTGGAGACGAAGAAGGCCAAGCTCGGCCGCGGCGCCAAAGCCAATCACCTGACTTATCTCGGCGATGCCGTGATCGGAGAAAGAGTGAACGTGGGTGCAGGCACGATTACCTGCAACTACGATGGCGTGCATAAGCACATCACGATCATCGAAGACGGCGCCTTCATCGGCAGTGACAGTACGCTGGTGGCGCCGGTAAGGGTCGGACGGAATGCTTACGTCGGCGCAGCCGCCTGCGTGACCGAAGACGTGCCCGAGGACGCGCTCGCCATCGCCCGCGCGCGGCAGGTCAACAAACCAGGCTGGGCCAAGGTGAAGCGCGAAGAAATAGCGGCAAAGACAAAACCTTAG
- a CDS encoding rhodanese-like domain-containing protein, which translates to MAEIGTISRDELQQKIDRKDYFFLVEALAPDKYRHAHLPGAINVPYDKVREVAPQLLPDKNAEIVTYCASAT; encoded by the coding sequence ATGGCAGAGATCGGAACCATCTCCCGCGACGAACTGCAGCAGAAGATTGACCGCAAGGATTACTTCTTCCTGGTCGAGGCACTGGCGCCCGATAAGTACCGTCACGCTCATCTGCCCGGCGCGATCAACGTTCCCTACGACAAAGTTCGCGAGGTTGCTCCGCAGCTCCTGCCCGATAAAAACGCCGAGATCGTTACCTACTGCGCCTCCGCCACTTGA
- a CDS encoding tetratricopeptide repeat protein, protein MKKKPPAKVKRSSANLNQTKPKSSKSGRLVKMTIPVQPKPSPMSDPRFAQAVENYQAGLKAMQEHKFDKAKALFQKVMAGGPRELADRAAVHLSTCNQRSSRGTTTFKTPEEHYDYAVSLMNLGDYVSAREHLEKILKQNPKVDYAVYGLSVLNCLTGHYEDSLKGLAEAIRLNPGNRFQARNDSDFQNLADDPRFTELIYPEPDEAPKIDGRR, encoded by the coding sequence ATGAAGAAAAAACCCCCAGCAAAGGTTAAGCGTTCTTCCGCTAACCTCAACCAAACAAAGCCGAAATCGAGCAAAAGTGGGCGCCTTGTAAAAATGACTATCCCCGTCCAGCCCAAACCTTCGCCCATGTCGGATCCGCGTTTTGCACAGGCTGTGGAAAACTATCAGGCCGGTTTGAAGGCCATGCAGGAGCATAAGTTCGATAAGGCCAAGGCCCTGTTTCAGAAAGTTATGGCCGGGGGGCCGAGGGAGTTGGCCGACCGGGCGGCGGTCCATCTCAGCACCTGCAACCAGCGCAGCTCGCGGGGCACGACCACTTTCAAAACACCGGAAGAACATTATGACTATGCCGTATCGCTGATGAACCTGGGCGACTACGTGTCGGCGCGCGAGCACTTGGAAAAAATTCTCAAGCAAAATCCCAAGGTCGACTATGCGGTCTACGGACTCTCCGTGTTGAACTGCCTGACCGGCCATTATGAAGATTCGCTGAAAGGGCTCGCAGAGGCGATACGGCTCAATCCCGGAAATCGGTTCCAGGCGCGGAATGATTCCGATTTCCAGAACCTGGCCGACGATCCCCGCTTTACGGAATTGATTTATCCTGAACCGGATGAAGCTCCCAAAATCGACGGGCGGCGCTAG
- the amrS gene encoding AmmeMemoRadiSam system radical SAM enzyme gives MLRVLEPTHHAARWWETMPDGRLHCYLCPRHCHIGEGQTGFCFIRKNEGGRLVQLGYGRPAALQMDPVEKKPLNHFFPGTKILSMGTAGCNMGCFFCQNWDISKAKSDQVNSASLTPEQVVDLALQHGAPSIAFTYNEPTIWGEYVIDIARVAHQEGLNTVMVSNGYITREAFFDVYQHIDAANIDLKAFTENFYSKITLTHLLPVLETLKWLRRETDVWFEITNLIIPTLNDGDSEFRQLCDWVLKNLGDDVPLHFTAFHPDFKLQDKPPTPPETLHRARAIAFEMGLKFVYEGNIWSDGGNTICPGCKRAVIRRSWHAILSNDVRDGQCRHCGTGIPGVFSNSEAERRRGVGHLHPASV, from the coding sequence ATGCTCCGCGTCCTGGAACCAACTCATCATGCCGCGCGCTGGTGGGAGACCATGCCCGACGGGCGTCTCCACTGTTATCTCTGTCCCCGCCACTGCCATATCGGGGAGGGTCAGACCGGGTTCTGCTTCATCCGCAAGAACGAAGGTGGACGCCTGGTGCAGCTCGGCTATGGGCGTCCTGCCGCCCTGCAGATGGACCCGGTGGAGAAAAAGCCGCTCAACCATTTTTTCCCGGGCACGAAGATCCTCTCGATGGGCACCGCCGGCTGCAACATGGGCTGCTTCTTCTGCCAGAACTGGGACATTTCCAAGGCCAAGTCCGACCAGGTGAACTCCGCCAGCCTGACCCCGGAACAGGTGGTCGATCTCGCACTTCAGCACGGCGCGCCGTCCATTGCCTTCACCTACAACGAGCCGACCATCTGGGGCGAGTACGTCATTGATATCGCCAGGGTGGCGCATCAAGAAGGCCTGAACACGGTGATGGTTTCCAATGGTTACATTACGCGCGAGGCCTTCTTCGACGTATACCAGCACATCGATGCCGCCAACATCGACCTGAAGGCGTTCACCGAAAATTTCTACTCCAAGATCACTCTCACTCACCTGCTGCCGGTACTGGAAACGCTGAAGTGGCTGCGCCGCGAAACCGACGTCTGGTTTGAGATCACCAACCTCATCATCCCTACGCTCAACGATGGCGACAGCGAGTTCCGCCAGCTCTGCGACTGGGTACTGAAAAATCTGGGCGACGATGTTCCGCTGCACTTCACGGCGTTTCATCCCGACTTCAAGCTCCAGGACAAGCCGCCGACGCCGCCCGAGACCTTGCACCGCGCCCGCGCCATCGCTTTCGAGATGGGCCTGAAATTTGTTTACGAGGGGAACATCTGGTCCGACGGTGGCAACACCATCTGCCCCGGCTGCAAGCGCGCCGTCATTCGCCGCTCCTGGCACGCCATCCTGAGCAACGACGTGCGCGATGGCCAATGCAGGCACTGCGGCACAGGCATTCCGGGAGTGTTCTCAAATTCGGAGGCGGAGCGCCGACGCGGCGTTGGACACCTGCACCCAGCCAGCGTTTAA
- a CDS encoding CYCXC family (seleno)protein, with protein sequence MKRLWSLLFLMMVALAMFAQGDIPAHHEAPPAKDAKLPAILTAPERWGPSFKYPVQVRAYEIAEKIPNVLYQQPCYCRCDRSVGHTSLRSCFESTHGAHCDTCMKEAFYAYQMTRLKKTPAQIRAGILRGEWEKIDLDAAAALQ encoded by the coding sequence ATGAAGCGTCTCTGGTCGTTGTTGTTCCTCATGATGGTGGCATTGGCGATGTTCGCCCAGGGAGATATTCCAGCGCATCACGAAGCGCCACCTGCAAAAGACGCCAAGCTGCCCGCCATCCTCACGGCACCGGAGCGTTGGGGACCGAGCTTCAAGTACCCGGTCCAGGTGCGGGCTTACGAAATCGCGGAGAAGATTCCGAACGTCCTTTACCAGCAGCCATGCTACTGCCGGTGTGACCGCTCCGTCGGCCATACCAGCCTGCGCAGTTGTTTCGAATCTACCCATGGTGCGCACTGCGATACCTGCATGAAGGAAGCTTTTTACGCTTACCAGATGACCCGGCTGAAGAAGACCCCGGCGCAAATCCGGGCGGGCATCCTGCGCGGCGAATGGGAAAAGATTGACCTGGACGCGGCCGCGGCGCTGCAGTAA
- a CDS encoding YvcK family protein gives MKVVAIGGGTGLSTLLKGLREYVQRPGERLPGCVIRELTAVVTVTDDGGSSGRLRKEFNILPPGDIRNCIVALSEDQALLSQLFQYRFHGGSPGSALDGHSFGNLFLTALAAVTGDFAEAVKLSSEILTTRGHIFPATTSNVELEAVMADGSRVRGETSITRSQTRIVRLELVPANVKPMPQTLEAIARADIISIGPGSLFTSLIPNVLVHGIPEAIAESGAIKVFVCNLMTQANESLGLTAADHVRAIYDHAGCAIFDYALVNHKSASSDLKAKYALEAANQIRVDTEKLEKLGVKPIFGDYLFEENGVARHAFHKIATDLVQLPTRKAARAAAARKVRI, from the coding sequence ATGAAAGTGGTTGCCATTGGCGGGGGGACGGGCCTCTCCACCCTGCTGAAGGGCCTGCGCGAATACGTGCAGCGTCCCGGTGAGCGTCTCCCGGGGTGCGTGATCCGCGAACTGACGGCGGTGGTCACGGTGACCGACGATGGCGGCTCCAGCGGCCGCTTGCGCAAGGAATTTAACATCCTGCCGCCGGGCGACATTCGCAATTGCATTGTCGCGCTCTCCGAAGACCAGGCGCTGCTCTCGCAATTATTTCAGTACCGCTTTCACGGCGGGTCGCCGGGGTCGGCGCTGGACGGCCACAGCTTCGGCAACCTGTTCCTGACCGCGCTGGCGGCGGTGACCGGCGATTTTGCCGAGGCGGTAAAACTCTCTTCGGAGATTCTCACCACCCGGGGACATATTTTTCCCGCCACTACCTCCAACGTGGAACTGGAGGCGGTGATGGCGGACGGCTCGCGCGTCCGCGGTGAAACCAGCATCACGCGCAGCCAGACCCGGATTGTGCGCTTGGAACTGGTGCCCGCGAACGTGAAGCCGATGCCGCAAACCCTGGAGGCAATCGCGCGCGCCGATATCATTTCCATCGGACCGGGATCGTTGTTTACCAGCCTCATACCGAATGTGCTGGTGCACGGCATACCGGAAGCCATCGCGGAGTCGGGCGCGATCAAGGTATTCGTCTGCAACCTGATGACGCAGGCGAACGAGAGCCTGGGCCTTACCGCGGCCGATCACGTGCGCGCCATCTACGACCATGCCGGTTGCGCCATCTTTGATTACGCCCTGGTCAACCACAAATCGGCATCGTCGGATCTGAAAGCCAAGTACGCCCTGGAAGCGGCCAACCAAATCCGGGTCGACACCGAAAAGCTGGAGAAGCTGGGCGTGAAACCGATCTTCGGCGATTACCTGTTCGAGGAAAACGGCGTGGCGCGGCATGCGTTTCATAAGATCGCAACCGACCTGGTGCAACTTCCGACGCGTAAGGCGGCGCGGGCAGCGGCAGCGCGCAAGGTCAGGATCTAG
- a CDS encoding sigma factor-like helix-turn-helix DNA-binding protein has product MTTKKDCRSDNPKYFRMGDDMASIIEQAKISGYATFLPAVAPERAEKFQAVYDENRHRIYALAFWMTDNELVAEEMMRLTFCRGFAHSSTPTPEALDQALITELREQMPIGVLTVDEGICCDVPSVRQNTLRVHLERAVVQLPATERMIFLLHDVEGYDHSRIVRTLGITEDESQTGLHQARLRMRNLLAKMVR; this is encoded by the coding sequence GTGACTACCAAGAAAGATTGCAGAAGCGACAACCCCAAGTACTTCAGAATGGGAGACGACATGGCGAGCATTATCGAGCAAGCAAAAATTTCAGGGTACGCCACCTTCTTACCCGCGGTGGCTCCCGAACGTGCCGAAAAGTTTCAGGCAGTTTATGACGAGAACCGGCACCGCATTTACGCGCTGGCGTTCTGGATGACGGACAATGAACTCGTCGCCGAAGAGATGATGCGGCTGACCTTTTGCCGCGGTTTTGCCCACAGCTCAACGCCCACGCCCGAAGCCCTGGATCAAGCGCTGATAACTGAACTGCGCGAGCAGATGCCGATCGGTGTCCTGACCGTGGATGAGGGGATTTGCTGCGACGTCCCCTCCGTCCGTCAGAACACCCTGCGGGTCCACCTGGAACGTGCGGTCGTCCAGTTGCCGGCCACCGAACGCATGATTTTCCTCCTCCATGATGTTGAAGGCTATGACCATTCGCGAATCGTCCGTACCCTCGGCATCACTGAAGACGAGTCGCAAACTGGCTTGCACCAGGCACGGCTGCGCATGCGCAACCTCCTGGCGAAGATGGTTCGTTAG
- the lepB gene encoding signal peptidase I, with amino-acid sequence MEPSSQPAMRLRRSPRRAIWLLVWGRDLIVSLIVSAFIIVFLYQPVKVEGTSMLPGLDDQERIFINKFVYSFEPIEPGDVVVFRYPRDPSKSYIKRVIAAPGDRVRIEGGQVYVNGHRLREPYVPSEFADDRSVAETVVPRGSYYLLGDHRSSSSDSRDFGPVSRRYIYGKAVFGYWPMDRMGMVK; translated from the coding sequence ATGGAACCTAGCTCTCAACCCGCGATGCGCCTCCGGCGGTCCCCCCGTCGTGCCATCTGGCTGCTGGTCTGGGGCCGCGACTTGATTGTTTCGCTGATCGTTTCCGCTTTCATCATCGTGTTTCTTTACCAGCCGGTGAAGGTCGAGGGCACCAGCATGCTTCCCGGCCTCGACGACCAGGAGCGCATTTTCATCAACAAGTTCGTTTACAGCTTCGAGCCCATCGAGCCTGGGGACGTGGTCGTCTTCCGTTATCCCCGCGATCCTTCCAAGAGCTACATCAAGCGCGTCATCGCCGCCCCTGGCGACCGCGTCCGCATTGAGGGTGGCCAGGTATACGTCAACGGACACCGGCTGAGAGAGCCCTACGTTCCCTCCGAATTCGCCGATGACCGGTCCGTCGCGGAAACCGTTGTCCCGCGCGGATCTTATTACCTGCTCGGCGACCACCGCAGCTCCTCCAGCGACAGCCGCGATTTTGGCCCCGTCAGCCGGCGCTATATTTACGGCAAAGCCGTGTTCGGTTACTGGCCCATGGACCGTATGGGCATGGTGAAATAG